In one Campylobacter insulaenigrae NCTC 12927 genomic region, the following are encoded:
- a CDS encoding MotA/TolQ/ExbB proton channel family protein, with protein MDFQAIFNFFDNTSLITYIVLAWLSIYFILSFTILFSRLAIIGGWIKDESQSLEALMRGEKDLNQSSSILKRCVDIDESKLNIYRNLLEKKSTIGLTWLSIVASTSPFIGLFGTVISILETFGGLEVQNSLSIIAPKISEALVATGCGILVAIPAYSFHLIIKRKAYELINILDSEIKLLISLKV; from the coding sequence ATGGACTTTCAAGCAATCTTTAATTTTTTTGACAATACAAGTTTGATTACTTATATAGTATTGGCATGGTTGTCGATATATTTTATACTTAGTTTTACGATTTTATTTTCAAGATTAGCAATTATTGGTGGCTGGATTAAAGATGAAAGTCAATCTCTTGAAGCTTTAATGAGAGGTGAGAAGGATTTAAATCAAAGCTCGTCGATCTTAAAAAGATGTGTTGATATAGATGAATCAAAATTAAATATTTATAGAAATTTACTTGAAAAAAAATCAACTATAGGTCTAACTTGGCTTAGTATTGTAGCATCTACTTCACCTTTTATAGGTCTTTTTGGGACAGTTATTTCTATACTTGAAACTTTTGGTGGTCTTGAAGTTCAAAATTCATTGAGTATTATTGCGCCAAAAATCAGTGAAGCTTTAGTTGCGACAGGATGTGGGATATTAGTTGCTATTCCAGCTTATAGTTTTCATTTGATTATTAAACGCAAAGCTTATGAGTTAATTAATATTTTAGATAGTGAAATTAAATTATTAATCAGTTTAAAGGTTTAA
- a CDS encoding biopolymer transporter ExbD, whose translation MLVLLAILMVTAPSMTYEEKVQLPQGSQNNSSAPNLKSLIITINAKKEIFVGKEKFDFISFADNMNSLKYQYNTNEVVFIRADKNLKYDDVMSVLKTMKHIGFYKVALQTE comes from the coding sequence ATGCTTGTCTTGCTTGCTATATTAATGGTAACAGCGCCGAGCATGACTTATGAAGAAAAAGTTCAACTTCCTCAAGGATCTCAAAATAATTCTAGCGCACCAAATTTAAAAAGTCTCATTATTACTATCAATGCAAAAAAAGAGATTTTTGTTGGCAAAGAAAAATTTGATTTTATAAGTTTTGCTGATAATATGAATTCTTTAAAATATCAATATAATACTAATGAAGTAGTGTTTATACGTGCTGATAAAAATTTAAAGTATGATGATGTCATGAGTGTATTAAAGACTATGAAACACATCGGATTTTATAAAGTTGCATTGCAGACTGAGTAA
- a CDS encoding Tol-Pal system subunit TolA, with amino-acid sequence MKEYSDFNIKSFIYAVLIYFCIVFLVFFKIVQLKQQALEYTDNPNNFINIELGDNIAQKSSENLQEFKEESLQNLFKDNLTQKYTTNKSVKTQNIEQQASKFNELFGDIEEYQEEKTTKVQSSMPSKKPTFTSREKISNFSQQLNENLQLNENLGQSLMEQKVGIYDQFLGAVRKHLEERWRIYNPSGNLSIEVEFIIDSEGYFHVINFSKAFSKNFDLKAEEFLKNLEGKYVTLPPSGKITQIKMRLSDVIDFNTEKQ; translated from the coding sequence ATGAAAGAATACTCAGATTTTAATATTAAGTCTTTTATTTATGCAGTATTGATTTATTTTTGTATTGTATTTTTGGTTTTTTTTAAAATTGTGCAACTTAAGCAACAAGCGCTGGAATATACTGATAATCCCAATAATTTTATCAATATAGAGTTAGGTGATAATATTGCACAGAAATCTTCAGAGAATTTACAAGAATTTAAAGAAGAATCTTTGCAAAATCTTTTCAAAGATAATTTAACTCAAAAATATACCACCAATAAAAGTGTGAAAACACAAAATATAGAACAACAAGCAAGTAAATTTAATGAGTTATTTGGAGATATAGAAGAGTATCAGGAGGAAAAAACAACTAAAGTTCAATCTTCTATGCCTTCAAAAAAGCCTACTTTTACTTCTAGAGAAAAAATTTCAAATTTTTCTCAACAACTTAATGAAAATTTACAACTTAATGAAAATTTAGGACAATCTTTAATGGAACAAAAAGTTGGAATTTATGATCAATTTTTAGGAGCTGTAAGAAAACATCTTGAAGAGAGATGGAGAATTTATAATCCAAGTGGTAATTTGAGTATAGAAGTTGAATTTATAATTGATAGTGAAGGATATTTTCATGTAATCAATTTTTCTAAGGCATTTAGTAAAAATTTTGATTTAAAAGCAGAAGAATTTTTGAAAAATTTAGAAGGTAAGTACGTAACGTTACCTCCAAGTGGTAAAATAACACAAATTAAAATGAGACTTAGTGATGTAATTGATTTTAATACGGAGAAACAATGA
- the tolB gene encoding Tol-Pal system protein TolB: protein MKKILVFLSFCMILFGQDATISVVNKGVQLPKIYIKDQSNLADLELKKSFYNMLVNDIKVSANYEIVKEENQGDYIFSYILNKNGKLLDINIDIFAANEVKAKIYEQIVSVEEYPFLAHKSVSQMNKKLGYAPVDWMDHKILIARTQGSKQSDILLADYTLTYQKILISKGLNLFPKWANKEQSAFYFTAYDDEVPTLYKYDIKNKNTTKIIASKGMMVASDISDDGKKILLTMAPKDQPDIYLYDINTKNYQQITNYSGIDVNGNFIDGVQKIAFVSDRLGYPNIFMQDLQNNTTEQVVFHGKNNSSVSTYKNYMVYSSREHDQNGVFNLYLMSTQSDYIRQLTANGKNLFPRFSSDGESIVFIKYLGSQSALGIIRINANKAFYYGLKVGKIQSIDW, encoded by the coding sequence ATGAAAAAGATTTTAGTTTTTTTATCCTTTTGTATGATTTTATTTGGACAAGATGCGACTATTTCTGTGGTAAATAAGGGTGTGCAATTACCAAAGATTTATATTAAAGATCAGTCTAATCTAGCTGATTTAGAGTTGAAAAAAAGTTTTTACAACATGTTGGTAAATGACATAAAAGTAAGTGCAAATTATGAAATAGTTAAAGAAGAAAATCAGGGTGATTATATATTTTCTTATATTTTAAATAAAAATGGAAAACTTTTAGATATTAATATTGATATTTTTGCTGCAAACGAAGTTAAGGCAAAAATTTATGAGCAAATTGTATCTGTAGAAGAATATCCTTTCTTGGCACATAAGAGTGTTTCACAAATGAATAAAAAATTAGGTTATGCTCCAGTTGATTGGATGGATCATAAGATTTTAATAGCAAGAACGCAAGGAAGTAAGCAAAGCGATATTCTGCTTGCAGACTATACGCTAACTTATCAGAAAATATTAATTTCAAAAGGGTTAAATTTATTTCCTAAATGGGCAAATAAAGAGCAAAGTGCATTTTATTTTACTGCCTATGATGATGAGGTTCCAACTTTATACAAATATGATATTAAAAATAAAAATACTACAAAAATTATAGCAAGTAAAGGTATGATGGTAGCTTCTGATATTAGCGATGATGGCAAAAAAATATTGCTTACTATGGCACCAAAAGATCAACCAGATATATATTTGTATGATATTAATACAAAAAATTATCAACAAATTACCAATTATTCTGGTATAGATGTAAATGGAAATTTTATTGATGGTGTTCAAAAAATTGCTTTTGTTTCTGATCGTTTAGGGTATCCAAATATCTTTATGCAAGATTTACAAAATAATACTACAGAGCAAGTTGTTTTTCATGGAAAAAATAATTCGTCAGTTTCAACGTATAAAAATTATATGGTATATTCAAGTAGAGAACATGATCAAAACGGCGTTTTTAATTTGTATTTAATGTCCACGCAAAGTGATTATATTAGACAATTAACTGCAAATGGAAAAAATCTTTTTCCAAGATTTTCAAGCGATGGTGAAAGTATTGTTTTTATTAAATATTTAGGTTCTCAAAGTGCATTAGGTATTATAAGAATTAATGCAAATAAAGCATTTTATTATGGTTTAAAGGTTGGTAAAATTCAATCTATTGATTGGTAA
- a CDS encoding Tol-Pal system peptidoglycan-associated lipoprotein → MKKIVFASIAAFAVIVSGCATKNNTTMSSSSSVDSSKGSGGSDSYGNLDSFNSVSSIYFDFDKFNVRNDMQKVIAKNAQVFNGEAAGSSILVEGNCDEWGTDEYNQALGLKRAKAVKESLVAQGVSADRISVKSYGETNPVCTERTKACDAQNRRAEFKMAK, encoded by the coding sequence ATGAAAAAAATAGTTTTTGCTTCAATAGCTGCATTTGCAGTAATTGTAAGTGGTTGTGCTACAAAGAATAACACAACTATGAGTAGCTCAAGTAGTGTTGATAGTTCTAAAGGAAGTGGTGGTTCAGATAGTTATGGAAACTTAGATTCTTTCAATTCCGTTTCTAGCATTTATTTTGACTTTGATAAATTTAATGTTAGAAATGACATGCAAAAAGTAATAGCCAAAAATGCTCAAGTTTTCAATGGTGAAGCTGCTGGTTCTTCTATTCTTGTTGAAGGAAACTGCGATGAGTGGGGAACTGATGAATATAATCAAGCTCTTGGCTTAAAAAGAGCAAAAGCAGTAAAAGAATCTTTGGTAGCTCAAGGTGTTAGTGCTGATAGAATTAGTGTTAAAAGTTACGGAGAGACTAATCCTGTATGTACTGAAAGAACAAAAGCATGCGATGCTCAAAATCGTCGTGCTGAATTTAAAATGGCAAAATAA
- a CDS encoding Tol-Pal system protein YbgF: protein MKIKLFLVALCGATFLHAEISAFDAGKVDSKTPYGLTPNEKLQYENQERLKMLNEYYTNLTNKINLAVENIEGLQSVTEGLNTQYSKVNTRLFSLEQSYNDFDSNITQEIQNLRKYVEENRKIQENNYQEIQKILNEITDAINKINADYISKDDMNQSMIFFQSEIARVEKNKANMISKVEMKSDDNISNINQELNVSDSERKELKEENKIIVDESWKKLQSSEILKQAIEEVNKNKFDEAKIKFEYLVNIHYKPARSTFWLGEIRYKQQDYAEALNFYKKSSAISTKGDYVPKLLYHTAISLDKVGDTKSANKFYKALKTAYPDSPEAKASPNRK, encoded by the coding sequence ATGAAGATAAAATTATTTTTAGTAGCTCTTTGTGGAGCTACTTTTTTACATGCAGAAATATCAGCTTTTGATGCAGGAAAAGTAGATAGTAAAACACCTTATGGCTTAACACCAAATGAAAAACTCCAATATGAAAATCAAGAACGCTTAAAAATGCTAAATGAGTATTATACAAATTTAACCAATAAAATTAATTTAGCAGTGGAAAATATAGAAGGTCTACAAAGTGTGACTGAAGGATTAAATACACAGTATTCTAAGGTAAATACTCGACTGTTTTCTTTAGAACAAAGTTATAATGATTTTGATTCAAACATTACCCAAGAAATTCAAAATTTAAGAAAGTATGTAGAAGAAAATAGAAAGATTCAAGAAAACAATTATCAAGAAATTCAAAAAATTTTAAATGAGATAACCGACGCAATAAATAAAATCAACGCAGATTATATTTCTAAAGATGATATGAATCAAAGCATGATTTTTTTTCAATCTGAAATTGCTAGAGTTGAAAAAAATAAAGCAAATATGATTTCTAAAGTTGAGATGAAAAGTGATGATAATATTAGTAATATAAATCAAGAATTAAATGTTAGTGATAGTGAAAGAAAAGAATTAAAAGAAGAAAATAAAATAATTGTAGATGAAAGTTGGAAAAAACTACAATCAAGTGAAATTTTAAAACAAGCTATCGAAGAAGTTAATAAAAATAAATTCGATGAAGCTAAGATTAAATTTGAATATTTGGTAAATATTCATTATAAACCAGCAAGGTCTACATTTTGGCTTGGTGAAATAAGATATAAGCAGCAAGATTATGCTGAAGCTTTGAATTTTTATAAAAAAAGTTCTGCTATTAGTACCAAAGGCGATTATGTACCGAAATTATTGTATCACACAGCAATTAGTTTGGATAAGGTTGGTGATACTAAAAGTGCTAATAAATTTTATAAAGCACTAAAAACAGCTTATCCTGATAGTCCGGAAGCAAAAGCTTCGCCAAATAGAAAATAA
- a CDS encoding FKBP-type peptidyl-prolyl cis-trans isomerase has translation MAIEKNSVVSMFYELKDANTNEVLESNLHAEPISFILGKGQILEGLEEEIQKLDAPCNKDIVIKKEKALGDYDANALQTLPKEQFAGIDLQVGMELFGEGEDGATVRVIVREIGDNEVTIDYNHAYAGRDLLFSLNIVDVRAASEDEILTGIIAGSKSCGCASRGHHHDHHDHHGGGGCCGGHGHGGGCCGGH, from the coding sequence ATGGCTATAGAAAAAAATAGTGTGGTTTCTATGTTTTATGAATTAAAAGATGCAAACACAAATGAAGTTTTAGAATCAAATTTACATGCAGAACCTATATCTTTTATTTTAGGTAAAGGACAAATTTTAGAAGGTTTAGAGGAAGAAATTCAAAAATTAGATGCTCCTTGTAATAAAGATATTGTTATTAAGAAAGAAAAAGCATTGGGTGATTATGATGCTAATGCACTACAAACTCTACCGAAAGAACAATTTGCTGGGATTGATTTGCAAGTTGGTATGGAGCTTTTTGGAGAGGGTGAAGATGGAGCAACTGTTAGAGTTATAGTAAGAGAAATTGGTGATAATGAAGTAACTATTGATTATAATCATGCTTATGCTGGAAGAGATTTATTATTTTCTTTAAATATTGTTGATGTTAGAGCTGCAAGTGAAGATGAAATTTTAACAGGAATAATTGCGGGAAGTAAAAGTTGCGGTTGTGCTAGTAGAGGACATCATCATGATCATCACGATCATCATGGAGGCGGTGGTTGCTGCGGTGGCCATGGTCATGGCGGTGGTTGCTGCGGTGGCCATTAA
- the fabD gene encoding ACP S-malonyltransferase, whose product MNSAFIFPGQGSQNFGMGLSFYENSKKAKELLDNASDFCKINFKDLLFKENDKLNQSEFTQMAIVLNSLMAYEALRENISLETANALGHSLGEFSALAIQGAFDFLDAISLVNKRGIFMQEDCLKIEAGMMVVLGLEDKCVEDICQKAQQNGAKVYAANYNCEGQIVIAGLKADLILLEKDFKQAGAKRVMLLNMSVASHCPLLKDASVKLSYELDSVLNSKFNNVISNVNAKAYNDKTQALQLLSDQLVKPVLYKQSIQNIDDQIDFYIEFGANVLKGLNKKISSKQTYSISKIEDIDEVLRILK is encoded by the coding sequence ATGAATAGTGCATTTATTTTTCCAGGTCAAGGTTCTCAGAATTTTGGTATGGGCCTTAGTTTTTATGAAAATTCTAAAAAAGCTAAGGAATTACTTGATAATGCAAGTGATTTTTGTAAAATTAATTTTAAAGATTTATTATTTAAAGAAAATGATAAATTAAATCAAAGTGAATTTACTCAAATGGCAATAGTATTAAATTCGTTGATGGCGTATGAGGCTTTGAGAGAAAATATTTCTTTAGAAACTGCGAATGCTCTTGGTCACTCTTTGGGTGAATTTAGTGCTTTGGCTATTCAAGGAGCTTTTGATTTTTTAGATGCTATTTCTTTAGTAAATAAGCGTGGAATTTTTATGCAAGAAGATTGTTTAAAAATTGAAGCTGGTATGATGGTGGTTTTGGGACTTGAAGATAAATGTGTGGAAGACATCTGTCAAAAAGCACAACAAAATGGTGCGAAAGTATATGCAGCAAATTATAATTGTGAAGGACAGATTGTAATTGCAGGTTTAAAAGCTGATTTGATTTTGCTAGAAAAAGATTTTAAACAAGCTGGTGCTAAAAGAGTTATGCTTTTGAATATGAGTGTTGCAAGCCATTGTCCACTTTTGAAAGATGCTTCGGTAAAGTTATCTTATGAATTAGATAGTGTTTTAAATTCTAAATTTAATAATGTAATATCAAATGTTAATGCAAAGGCTTATAATGATAAAACACAAGCTTTACAATTATTAAGTGATCAACTAGTAAAACCGGTGCTTTACAAACAGAGCATACAAAATATAGACGATCAGATTGATTTTTATATAGAGTTTGGCGCCAATGTTTTAAAAGGTTTAAATAAAAAAATAAGCAGTAAGCAAACTTATAGTATTAGTAAAATAGAAGATATAGATGAAGTATTGAGGATTTTAAAATGA
- a CDS encoding 5'-methylthioadenosine / S-adenosylhomocysteine nucleosidase / 6-amino-6-deoxyfutalosine hydrolase has translation MKIAILGAMPEEITPLLETLKEYEQIDYANNTYYLAQYKNHELVIAYSKIGKVNSTLSATILIEKFKAEIVLFTGVAGAFNPNLEIGDLIYATKLVQYDLDITAFGHPLGFVPGNEIFVKTDDKLNALALKVANELEIKIQAGIIATGDEFICDENKKTKIREIFNADACEMEGASVALVCDALKIPCLILRSMSDKAGEKAEFDFDEFVEKSAKISANFVLKICDKL, from the coding sequence ATGAAAATTGCAATTTTAGGGGCTATGCCAGAGGAAATTACGCCTTTATTGGAAACATTAAAAGAATACGAGCAAATTGATTATGCAAATAATACTTATTATTTAGCACAATATAAAAACCATGAATTAGTGATTGCTTATTCAAAAATAGGAAAAGTAAACTCAACTCTTAGTGCAACAATATTAATAGAAAAATTCAAAGCTGAGATTGTGCTTTTTACGGGTGTTGCAGGTGCTTTTAATCCTAATTTAGAAATAGGTGATTTAATTTATGCTACAAAATTAGTTCAGTATGATTTAGATATTACAGCATTTGGCCATCCTTTAGGTTTTGTTCCTGGTAATGAAATTTTTGTAAAAACGGATGACAAATTAAATGCTCTAGCTTTAAAAGTGGCAAATGAATTGGAAATTAAAATTCAAGCAGGCATTATAGCAACTGGAGATGAATTTATTTGTGATGAAAATAAAAAGACTAAAATAAGAGAAATTTTTAATGCAGATGCGTGTGAAATGGAAGGAGCTAGTGTGGCTTTAGTTTGCGATGCTTTGAAAATTCCTTGTCTTATACTAAGATCTATGAGTGATAAAGCTGGAGAGAAAGCGGAATTTGATTTTGACGAATTTGTGGAAAAATCAGCAAAGATTTCGGCAAATTTTGTTTTGAAGATATGCGATAAATTATAA
- a CDS encoding ATP-binding protein, which yields MINLSKKLIREVAKANAKFSLIENNDKVLLGLSGGKDSLALAHLLNRMQKHAPFKFELKAVTLSYGMGEDYTNLHQHCEDYGIDHEVIDSNIYEISGDTIRKNSSFCSYFSRMRRGALYTYALDQGYNKLAIAHHLDDAVESFFMNFIYNGSLRSLAPKYKSQRGIEVIRPLIFVRERQLRENAINNALEVIGNEFCPGMKLSERNIKFPHAREEAKQLLANLEKENPKLFTSLKTAFSNIHTNSFFCTQNA from the coding sequence ATGATAAATCTTAGTAAGAAACTTATTAGAGAGGTAGCAAAAGCTAATGCTAAATTTTCTCTTATAGAGAATAATGATAAAGTTTTGTTAGGTTTGAGTGGAGGTAAAGATTCTTTAGCTTTAGCTCATCTTTTAAATCGTATGCAAAAACATGCTCCTTTTAAGTTTGAGCTGAAGGCTGTAACATTGAGTTATGGAATGGGTGAAGATTATACAAATCTTCATCAACATTGTGAAGATTATGGCATTGATCATGAAGTTATTGACTCAAATATTTATGAAATTTCTGGTGATACTATAAGAAAAAATTCAAGTTTTTGTAGTTATTTTTCGCGAATGAGACGAGGGGCTTTATATACTTATGCTTTAGATCAAGGATACAATAAACTTGCTATTGCGCATCATTTAGATGATGCTGTGGAAAGTTTTTTTATGAATTTTATATATAATGGTTCATTAAGAAGTTTAGCGCCAAAATATAAAAGTCAAAGAGGGATAGAAGTAATAAGGCCTTTAATTTTTGTGAGAGAAAGACAACTTAGAGAAAATGCTATTAATAATGCTTTAGAAGTAATAGGAAATGAATTTTGTCCTGGTATGAAGCTTAGTGAAAGAAATATCAAATTTCCACATGCTAGAGAAGAGGCAAAACAGCTTTTAGCAAATTTAGAAAAAGAAAATCCAAAGTTGTTTACTAGTTTAAAAACCGCTTTTAGTAATATCCATACAAATAGTTTTTTTTGTACTCAAAATGCCTAA
- a CDS encoding cysteine hydrolase family protein has protein sequence MPKLLVVVDYQNDFIDGSLGFKQAIGIKDNIISLLKNHQGDIVFTFDTHEQNYLSTKEGENIPVLHCIKNTSGWSMPQEFDYYLKQSKRIFYKNSFGSLEFANFLKDNFYDCIEFCGLVSHICVFSNIILAQSASCNSEIILHKDASASFDEKLEQSSFDILRAYGVKIV, from the coding sequence ATGCCTAAACTTTTAGTTGTAGTAGATTATCAAAACGATTTTATAGATGGTAGCTTAGGATTCAAACAAGCTATTGGAATTAAAGATAATATAATTTCTCTTTTAAAAAATCATCAAGGGGATATTGTCTTTACTTTTGATACTCACGAACAAAATTACTTATCGACTAAAGAAGGTGAAAATATTCCTGTCTTACATTGTATAAAAAATACTTCTGGTTGGTCGATGCCTCAGGAATTTGATTATTATCTAAAACAATCAAAAAGAATTTTTTATAAAAATTCTTTTGGTAGCTTAGAATTTGCTAATTTTTTAAAAGATAATTTTTATGATTGTATAGAATTTTGTGGTTTAGTTTCTCACATATGTGTATTTAGTAATATTATTTTAGCACAAAGTGCTAGTTGTAATTCTGAAATAATTTTACATAAAGACGCTAGTGCTAGTTTTGATGAAAAATTAGAGCAAAGTTCTTTTGATATTTTAAGGGCTTACGGTGTGAAAATTGTTTAA
- the recO gene encoding recombination protein RecO translates to MQGYILHTQSVKDEDLIVYILSPVQVIKSFRFYGMRHSNILSGYKIDFELEENSRFLPRLKDVMHIGFSWILDREKMIFWQEFIKLFYWHLKDVEKIDLFYYELLDECAKRFEKQDCKRVIVDAYLKILNYEGRLHEDFTCFACDESITQNIVLVRAFLPAHIKCIFGCKFTCEEIYDFYKRKNSSHLSDESIDKLYKIIKEGF, encoded by the coding sequence ATGCAAGGTTATATTTTACACACTCAGAGTGTAAAAGATGAAGATTTAATCGTCTATATACTCAGTCCTGTGCAAGTGATTAAATCATTCCGTTTTTATGGAATGAGACATTCAAATATTTTAAGTGGCTATAAGATAGATTTTGAGCTAGAAGAAAATTCAAGATTTTTGCCACGTTTAAAAGATGTAATGCATATTGGTTTTTCTTGGATTTTAGATAGAGAAAAAATGATTTTTTGGCAAGAATTTATAAAGCTTTTTTATTGGCATTTAAAAGATGTTGAGAAAATAGACTTATTTTATTATGAGCTTTTAGATGAGTGTGCTAAACGTTTTGAAAAGCAAGATTGTAAAAGAGTTATCGTAGATGCGTATTTAAAAATTTTAAATTATGAAGGGCGTTTACATGAAGATTTTACATGCTTTGCTTGTGATGAAAGTATAACGCAAAATATTGTATTAGTCAGAGCGTTTCTTCCAGCACATATAAAATGTATTTTTGGGTGTAAGTTTACATGTGAAGAAATCTATGATTTTTATAAAAGAAAGAATTCATCGCATTTAAGCGATGAAAGTATTGATAAATTATATAAAATTATCAAAGAGGGATTTTAA
- a CDS encoding tRNA dihydrouridine synthase: protein MIDFSKKPLFLAPMAGFSDLPLRNLVKQFGADVTISEMISSNALVYESEKTLKMLEKAELENPYIVQIAGSDEEIIKKAVEILNKFDFIDGIDFNCGCPVNKVIKQSAGSALLLELDKLQRILELIKKTSKKRITSVKVRIGYDKKDPIEIAKACENAGVDFISMHGRTRKQMYSGNSDYEAIALAKKSIQIPLIANGDISAINAKEVFDKTNCDALMIGRASIGNPWIFYEIKQNKKIDKQTKNKIIFTHFDEMLKHYKEQGVSIFRKHLHEYSKGYDDASNFRDQVNRINNAKEMKKYIEDFFNKE, encoded by the coding sequence ATGATTGATTTTAGTAAAAAACCTTTATTTTTAGCACCTATGGCTGGATTTTCTGATCTGCCTTTGAGAAATTTAGTTAAACAATTTGGTGCTGATGTTACTATTAGCGAAATGATAAGCTCTAATGCTTTAGTTTATGAAAGTGAAAAAACTTTAAAAATGCTTGAAAAAGCTGAACTTGAAAATCCTTATATAGTGCAAATTGCTGGATCTGATGAGGAAATTATAAAAAAAGCAGTTGAAATTTTAAACAAATTTGACTTTATAGATGGAATTGATTTTAACTGTGGATGTCCCGTCAATAAAGTTATTAAGCAAAGTGCTGGAAGTGCTCTTTTATTAGAACTTGATAAACTGCAAAGAATTTTAGAACTTATCAAAAAAACAAGCAAAAAAAGAATTACAAGTGTAAAAGTTAGAATTGGATACGACAAAAAAGATCCAATTGAAATCGCAAAAGCTTGTGAAAATGCTGGAGTAGATTTTATCAGTATGCATGGACGTACAAGAAAACAAATGTATAGTGGAAATTCAGACTATGAAGCCATAGCTTTAGCTAAAAAAAGTATCCAAATTCCTTTGATAGCTAATGGAGATATCAGCGCGATAAATGCAAAAGAAGTTTTCGATAAAACAAATTGTGATGCTTTGATGATAGGTAGAGCAAGCATAGGAAATCCTTGGATTTTTTATGAAATCAAACAAAATAAAAAAATAGACAAACAAACAAAAAATAAAATCATTTTTACCCATTTTGACGAAATGTTAAAACATTACAAAGAACAAGGGGTAAGTATTTTTAGAAAGCACTTGCATGAATATTCTAAAGGATATGATGATGCTTCAAATTTTAGAGACCAAGTTAATCGCATAAATAATGCTAAGGAAATGAAAAAATATATAGAAGATTTTTTTAATAAGGAATAA
- the dksA gene encoding RNA polymerase-binding protein DksA gives MQEFNLKDFQYILETRQKEILQELQGNTANICNLHNSEPRDEVDMQQISNSSHIDFKINENLKKELDEIKISLNKIKNNTYGICEYCEEIIHLERLKIKPHAKYCINCRKNLEKRKEI, from the coding sequence ATGCAAGAATTCAACTTAAAAGATTTTCAATATATTTTAGAAACAAGACAAAAAGAAATTTTACAAGAACTTCAAGGTAACACAGCAAATATTTGCAATCTTCACAATAGCGAACCGCGAGATGAAGTAGACATGCAACAAATTTCCAATAGTTCACATATTGATTTTAAAATAAATGAAAATTTAAAAAAAGAATTAGATGAAATTAAAATTTCATTAAACAAAATAAAAAATAATACCTATGGAATTTGTGAATATTGCGAGGAAATAATTCACTTAGAAAGATTAAAAATCAAACCTCACGCAAAATATTGTATTAATTGTCGTAAAAATTTAGAGAAAAGGAAAGAAATATGA
- a CDS encoding 23S rRNA (pseudouridine(1915)-N(3))-methyltransferase RlmH: protein MQINLISIQKNNNDEFSKLDEYYCKLIKKFANFNDISIFNKKIANAQNINTNEAKKAYTQALLPYKKGFCVALDERGQEFTSIEFASFLQDKNEISFFIGGAYGFDKNFIDQMQQSIALSKMTMAHKFAKTMLLEQIYRAFCINTNHPYHK, encoded by the coding sequence ATGCAAATTAATCTTATTAGTATTCAAAAAAATAATAACGATGAATTCTCAAAGCTTGATGAATACTATTGTAAGTTAATAAAAAAATTTGCTAATTTTAATGATATAAGTATTTTTAATAAAAAAATAGCAAATGCACAAAATATTAATACAAATGAAGCAAAAAAAGCCTACACCCAAGCATTGCTTCCTTACAAAAAAGGTTTTTGTGTCGCTTTAGACGAAAGAGGTCAGGAGTTTACAAGTATTGAATTTGCATCATTTTTACAAGATAAAAATGAAATCTCTTTTTTTATCGGTGGTGCATATGGTTTTGACAAAAATTTTATAGATCAAATGCAACAAAGTATTGCGCTTAGTAAAATGACAATGGCTCATAAATTTGCAAAAACAATGCTTTTAGAACAAATTTATCGTGCATTTTGTATTAATACCAATCATCCATATCACAAATAG